The Colias croceus chromosome 18, ilColCroc2.1 genome has a window encoding:
- the LOC123699694 gene encoding RNA-binding protein 4.1 isoform X3: MVAQTKVFVGSLPQGSKPEELRKLFERFGVVTECDIMNRCGFVHMQTEDQASAAIRALHNTSFNGGVITVERGRIKERGQRGGGGGGRGGMRGGMRGMDRRGGGPMRGGPPRDAPYPPMRDSRPMGPMRGSDMRGPPMGGGGMSMRNGMGGGAPYDRGMDRPPMGGYDDRYNGYGEDRRGFALMDGRGARDQYGAPPPMYPDDRRGYGAVDDMPPMYPDDRRAPMYPDERDMMDRRGGMRGGPMPMASGYDRAPPRAAPMGNGDMYSRRTPPPMRGGGGAAAGYDRDPYAQQYAPMGRYWPPR; the protein is encoded by the exons ATGGTCGCG CAAACCAAAGTATTCGTGGGAAGCTTGCCACAGGGCTCCAAGCCGGAGGAATTGAGAaaactgttcgaacggttcGGCGTAGTGACAGAATGTGATATTATGAATAGATGCGGATTCGTACACATGCAGACAGAGGATCAAGCATCTGCGGCGATTCGCGCGCTGCACAACACATCATTCAATGGCGGCGTCATAACGGTAGAGCGAGGCAGGATCAAGGAGCGCGGCCAGCGCGGAGGCGGCGGCGGCGGTCGCGGCGGTATGCGAGGGGGCATGAGAGGCATGGACAGGCGCGGCGGAGGCCCGATGCGCGGCGGCCCGCCGAGGGACGCGCCGTACCCGCCGATGAGGGACTCGCGTCCCATGGGCCCGATGCGTGGCAGCGACATGCGCGGCCCGCCAATGGGCGGCGGGGGCATGTCGATGCGGAACGGCATGGGCGGCGGAGCGCCCTACGACCGCGGAATGGACCGGCCGCCGATGGGTGGATATGACGACAGATACAACGGATACGGAGAAGACCGTCGAGGCTTCGCGTTGATGGACGGGCGCGGGGCTAGAGACCAGTACGGCGCTCCTCCCCCGATGTACCCGGACGACAGGCGCGGGTACGGAGCGGTGGACGACATGCCGCCTATGTACCCTGACGACAGGCGCGCGCCCATGTATCCTGATGAAAGGGACATGATGGACAGGCGAGGTGGCATGCGGGGAGGCCCCATGCCTATGGCGTCTGGGTACGATAGAGCACCGCCACGAGCAGCTCCCATGGGCAATGGTGATATGTACAGCAGGAGAACACCACCTCCaat GCGCGGCGGTGGCGGTGCGGCGGCTGGCTACGACCGCGACCCGTACGCACAGCAGTACGCTCCCATGGGACG GTATTGGCCTCCAAGATGA
- the LOC123699694 gene encoding RNA-binding motif protein, X chromosome isoform X1 has product MVAQTKVFVGSLPQGSKPEELRKLFERFGVVTECDIMNRCGFVHMQTEDQASAAIRALHNTSFNGGVITVERGRIKERGQRGGGGGGRGGMRGGMRGMDRRGGGPMRGGPPRDAPYPPMRDSRPMGPMRGSDMRGPPMGGGGMSMRNGMGGGAPYDRGMDRPPMGGYDDRYNGYGEDRRGFALMDGRGARDQYGAPPPMYPDDRRGYGAVDDMPPMYPDDRRAPMYPDERDMMDRRGGMRGGPMPMASGYDRAPPRAAPMGNGDMYSRRTPPPMRGGGGAAAGYDRDPYAQQYAPMGRAGGAAHGAAHGGRARPQRTNKNCISLV; this is encoded by the exons ATGGTCGCG CAAACCAAAGTATTCGTGGGAAGCTTGCCACAGGGCTCCAAGCCGGAGGAATTGAGAaaactgttcgaacggttcGGCGTAGTGACAGAATGTGATATTATGAATAGATGCGGATTCGTACACATGCAGACAGAGGATCAAGCATCTGCGGCGATTCGCGCGCTGCACAACACATCATTCAATGGCGGCGTCATAACGGTAGAGCGAGGCAGGATCAAGGAGCGCGGCCAGCGCGGAGGCGGCGGCGGCGGTCGCGGCGGTATGCGAGGGGGCATGAGAGGCATGGACAGGCGCGGCGGAGGCCCGATGCGCGGCGGCCCGCCGAGGGACGCGCCGTACCCGCCGATGAGGGACTCGCGTCCCATGGGCCCGATGCGTGGCAGCGACATGCGCGGCCCGCCAATGGGCGGCGGGGGCATGTCGATGCGGAACGGCATGGGCGGCGGAGCGCCCTACGACCGCGGAATGGACCGGCCGCCGATGGGTGGATATGACGACAGATACAACGGATACGGAGAAGACCGTCGAGGCTTCGCGTTGATGGACGGGCGCGGGGCTAGAGACCAGTACGGCGCTCCTCCCCCGATGTACCCGGACGACAGGCGCGGGTACGGAGCGGTGGACGACATGCCGCCTATGTACCCTGACGACAGGCGCGCGCCCATGTATCCTGATGAAAGGGACATGATGGACAGGCGAGGTGGCATGCGGGGAGGCCCCATGCCTATGGCGTCTGGGTACGATAGAGCACCGCCACGAGCAGCTCCCATGGGCAATGGTGATATGTACAGCAGGAGAACACCACCTCCaat GCGCGGCGGTGGCGGTGCGGCGGCTGGCTACGACCGCGACCCGTACGCACAGCAGTACGCTCCCATGGGACG CGCGGGCGGAGCGGCGCACGGCGCGGCGCACGGCGGCCGGGCCCGGCCCCAGCGCACCAACAAAAACTGTATATCGCTCGTGTAG
- the LOC123699694 gene encoding RNA-binding protein 4.1 isoform X2, translating into MVAQTKVFVGSLPQGSKPEELRKLFERFGVVTECDIMNRCGFVHMQTEDQASAAIRALHNTSFNGGVITVERGRIKERGQRGGGGGGRGGMRGGMRGMDRRGGGPMRGGPPRDAPYPPMRDSRPMGPMRGSDMRGPPMGGGGMSMRNGMGGGAPYDRGMDRPPMGGYDDRYNGYGEDRRGFALMDGRGARDQYGAPPPMYPDDRRGYGAVDDMPPMYPDDRRAPMYPDERDMMDRRGGMRGGPMPMASGYDRAPPRAAPMGNGDMYSRRTPPPMRGGGGAAAGYDRDPYAQQYAPMGRYAQTQRYP; encoded by the exons ATGGTCGCG CAAACCAAAGTATTCGTGGGAAGCTTGCCACAGGGCTCCAAGCCGGAGGAATTGAGAaaactgttcgaacggttcGGCGTAGTGACAGAATGTGATATTATGAATAGATGCGGATTCGTACACATGCAGACAGAGGATCAAGCATCTGCGGCGATTCGCGCGCTGCACAACACATCATTCAATGGCGGCGTCATAACGGTAGAGCGAGGCAGGATCAAGGAGCGCGGCCAGCGCGGAGGCGGCGGCGGCGGTCGCGGCGGTATGCGAGGGGGCATGAGAGGCATGGACAGGCGCGGCGGAGGCCCGATGCGCGGCGGCCCGCCGAGGGACGCGCCGTACCCGCCGATGAGGGACTCGCGTCCCATGGGCCCGATGCGTGGCAGCGACATGCGCGGCCCGCCAATGGGCGGCGGGGGCATGTCGATGCGGAACGGCATGGGCGGCGGAGCGCCCTACGACCGCGGAATGGACCGGCCGCCGATGGGTGGATATGACGACAGATACAACGGATACGGAGAAGACCGTCGAGGCTTCGCGTTGATGGACGGGCGCGGGGCTAGAGACCAGTACGGCGCTCCTCCCCCGATGTACCCGGACGACAGGCGCGGGTACGGAGCGGTGGACGACATGCCGCCTATGTACCCTGACGACAGGCGCGCGCCCATGTATCCTGATGAAAGGGACATGATGGACAGGCGAGGTGGCATGCGGGGAGGCCCCATGCCTATGGCGTCTGGGTACGATAGAGCACCGCCACGAGCAGCTCCCATGGGCAATGGTGATATGTACAGCAGGAGAACACCACCTCCaat GCGCGGCGGTGGCGGTGCGGCGGCTGGCTACGACCGCGACCCGTACGCACAGCAGTACGCTCCCATGGGACG CTACGCACAAACGCAACGTTATCCGTAA